A single genomic interval of Xyrauchen texanus isolate HMW12.3.18 chromosome 8, RBS_HiC_50CHRs, whole genome shotgun sequence harbors:
- the LOC127648307 gene encoding chromobox protein homolog 2-like: MEELSAVGEQVFDAECILNKRQKKGKLEYLVKWRGWSSKHNSWEPQENLLDPRLLAAFNKREQEKELLIYKKGKRPRGRPRKNLESIPAMSTLSKSSSSSSSSSGSSSSSSSSSSSSDVDEDVNDRNPNPSPRLRELLPVPQKKAQIVVAKPEPPKKRGRKARPPELKALHQAKGPKDSELRGSIKKPLMPASFMYTGLNRTSGRDQVAPHSRGHFTQNAPVKSSLNSAGRSVGSTSPSPLSRLSQSKTASDLKLSVLDMSSGGAEPKTMTIKSPGVAALNLLNSKSNGNRQVCSPAASPNGQRKQEALDQSPPLRAVIPKSSSSSFSSQKTPSSLQALNLQSANKNTQGNGTSTTNNSINLKGSTNPGRKSSGFNTRHNHSSAPNTPSKYTSTQQVLKSPQRDKSKADETRDLSERLGKKNQGQTEKIPPQTPTKESQDSQLVQDRASAKDALKQEKTMSELSTGEEGSSSDSDHDSSFQINNQDLSISVHAGQDWRPTRSLIEHVFVTDVTANLVTVTVKESPTSIGFFSIRNY, translated from the exons ATGGAGGAGTTGAGCGCAGTTGGTGAACAGGTCTTTGATGCCGAGTGTATTCTCAACAAACGCCAGAagaag GGTAAACTGGAGTATCTGGTGAAGTGGAGAGGATGGTCGTCCAA GCACAACAGCTGGGAACCTCAAGAAAACCTTCTTGACCCGAGACTATTGGCTGCATTTAACAAGAG ggAGCAAGAGAAAGAACTCTTGATCTATAAGAAGGGGAAGAGGCCTCGTGGGAGACCTAGAAAAAATTTG GAAAGCATTCCAGCCATGTCAACATTGTCAAAATCCAGCAGCTCGTCATCTTCATCCTCTGgttcatcctcctcttcctcgtCGTCTTCATCTTCTTCAGACGTTGATGAAGACGTTAACGACAGGAATCCAAATCCCAGCCCTCGTCTGCGAGAGCTTCTCCCAGTCCCTCAAAAGAAAGCGCAGATCGTGGTTGCCAAACCTGAACCTCCAAAGAAACGAGGGAGGAAAGCTCGTCCTCCAGAACTCAAGGCGCTGCATCAAGCCAAAGGTCCAAAAGACTCTGAGCTACGAGGTAGCATAAAGAAACCGCTAATGCCTGCTAGCTTCATGTATACCGGGTTAAACAGAACCTCTGGACGAGACCAAGTCGCACCACACAGCAGAGGACATTTTACCCAGAATGCCCCTGTGAAGAGTTCGCTAAATTCCGCTGGTCGATCTGTCGGATCCACCTCGCCTTCACCACTAAGTCGCCTATCGCAATCCAAAACGGCTTCCGATTTGAAGCTCTCTGTTTTGGACATGTCCAGCGGAGGAGCTGAACCCAAAACAATGACAATCAAATCTCCAGGAGTAGCTGCGTTGAATTTACTCAACTCAAAAAGTAATGGTAACAGACAGGTGTGTTCGCCAGCTGCATCTCCTAACGGACAGAGGAAACAGGAGGCTTTAGATCAGAGTCCACCTCTGAGAGCAGTTATTCCGAAATCCTCGTCAAGCTCCTTTTCATCTCAGAAAACTCCCTCCAGCCTCCAAGCTCTCAACCTGCAAAGCGCCAACAAAAACACACAGGGTAACGGTACATCTACCACTAACAACAGTATTAACTTGAAGGGTTCCACCAATCCTGGCAGGAAAAGCTCTGGATTTAACACAAGACACAATCACAGCTCTGCACCAAACACTCCTAGTAAGTACACAAGCACCCAGCAAGTCCTCAAGAGTCCACAACGAGACAAGTCCAAAGCAGATGAAACCAGGGATTTGTCAGAGAGACTCGGAAAGAAGAATCAAGGTCAAACGGAGAAGATCCCACCCCAGACTCCAACGAAAGAGAGCCAAGATTCCCAACTGGTGCAAGACAGAGCATCGGctaaagatgctttgaaacaaGAAAAGACCATGAGCGAGCTGAGCACTGGAGAAGAAGGAAGCAGCTCGGATTCCGACCATGATTCCTCGTTCCAGATCAACAACCAGGATCTGTCCATCTCTGTGCATGCAGGTCAGGACTGGAGGCCAACACGGAGCTTGATCGAACACGTGTTTGTCACTGACGTCACCGCAAACCTCGTCACGGTCACAGTGAAGGAGTCGCCCACCAGCATAGGGTTCTTTAGCATTCGCAACTATTGA